One Siniperca chuatsi isolate FFG_IHB_CAS linkage group LG1, ASM2008510v1, whole genome shotgun sequence genomic window, ttgggaggcaggagctttagccactctgccaccgtgcacccccaaCTTGTAAATtaatagttttaattatttatcaatACATGTCTatcatatttaatgtttattataataCAATTAATTTTGCGAATTTTGGGGGGAAGAAAAGCTAATTTGGACAGGCATTTCCTTACAATTCCCCCTGTGCCACCAGCACCGTATacagtgaaaagaaaagcagaccCAAAACACGACCCTGTGGAACTCCACATTcaataatatcaaatatcatCAACCTTTGTCAGACCGACACCAATCTATAGCCATCCTATTAAATCACACTGCCAAGCTAGTTTAGTAAAATCCTATGATCCTTCAAATGTTTCAATTAAATGATCACTTATTAATGTTTACAAATCAAAAAACAGAACAAcgtgaaataataaaaatgtaattatgcaAAGTTAGTTAAATGAATGTCGACATAAATCATCTTTATTAATCCTCAAAGGATGAACTTGTATggttcaaaaatataaaaacacggTTCAAGattgtgtacagtacattacacGGAATAAATCTTGCAGTGTCCCAATCTTGCCTCATCTCATAACATTAATGCCAAGTGGTTACAATACGGTGAACCATCAGTCTACCACTGTGTCCATACAAATCTCAATTTACAGTCATcagttataataaaaaaaacaactactaaCTAACAGCAGGGCAAGAATATGCAAAATTCGACCAAACTGCTGAAAGTCTGAGAGCCGGTCAAACGAATACTGCTATCGTTTAATCTTCATGTGTGGTGTCGGCCTATAGTTTACTTTATAGCTTGCTTGGCTCAGTTTTACCAAGACCATAATAGTAAGAGAACAGCCACATCAAAACCAAATATTGAGGCCATTTGACATGTTTTCCGGTACGGTTTGTGTTGCCATTGGTTGCACTAAAGATACATTTCTCTAAATAGCCAGCGTTAGATGTTACTAACCAGTCTAAAAGAAATGTTGCGAGTTCACCTTCAAACTGCATCTCTTTACTCATCAAGAGCTGTCTCCAGTGGTGTAAAGCCACACCATTATTTACTCTTGTCTTGCTTCTTTTTATATCGCTTTTCTTTGCCATCTTACTAACCGGGCGCTGTTCCTTCAACGTGATTGACAGGCCCTCAGGGCAGCTCTACTTCTTTGTCCTctcatgttggactgagggcATACTGGACactacagtgactcactatcgCCTCTCGAAACACCTAGTAGACCAGAgtgaaggctggaggctagcagGCCGAGGTAAAAACTGGTGGCTAACAGACTAGGAATCAGGAGTGTTAATAAAGTCCTCTGCCCACCCTGGTAGCAATTTCACCAACCAAGCCTTAGAGGAAACTTCCCAGCATGCAAGTGTTGAGGCTACCTCCCTGTCTTCACCACCGGAGGTGTATTTCCAGTCATTACAAAGACACAACAGGTTGTAAGTCACCTCATATAGTTCCTCAAAAAAAGATCcatctgctgggtccatgttggcCAGTTCATTCTGTCATGATGAGTTATACAGGGCAATCGGGTTTGGACGCAAACGGAGACAGAAGAGGCAAACTGgtgcagttcagtgatttacTGAGCAAGAAACTtttacaggcaggtaacaggtcTGAGTCAAAAGGTCCAGTgccatttttcattcccagtcCAGTCCTGTTTCAGTGTCTGAAGAGAATTAATGAAATGTGAAAGTGTGGATCTGAATAAAGCTGGTATCTGATGCAGTTTAAAGGTTCAGacctgtttgttgttgttgtttcagtattaaactggtttcCACTCCTATAGATGAACTGGGTGGTGACAGCTGCTCACTGGTCGTTATAAAGGTTTGCTCTGGATTCAAGGTGCATTCATCTGGGACCTGAGACCTTCACCCAGGAGGGAATAATCGCATAGATGTATTTTTCATGTTGCAGAttatttgtatataaatgtattttgtaggAGACAGAATTGCTGTTCTGACACAAGGTGAACAGAATTATCaaatttgattgtttttctctgcaggaTGAACACGACTGCTCCTCCAGCGCTGAGGACATCCAGGTGATGATGAAGAGGTCAGTCCAAttgtccttctgtctgtccatcagTCTGTCGTACTTTCTGATGTGTCCGATGtgctttcagtttttatgcatcATATATCTGGAACAAGATATATgatgggactggcacaagaagacactggcttgttcagtctgtttgttcAGCTGTCAGAGCTGCacttaaaaggaaaaataaaaatgttataaaactTTGACATGTCACTCTGACTTCTAACTTTCCAGCTGCCCATTAAGCATCCTCATTAGTCGGTCAgtctcatttttctttcagtAATTTCATTTGTTCAGCAGTTTCCTTTGTTTCAGGAAGTTTGTAGAAATATATGACACTAATAGCTCATTTGTAAAAGAGACAAATGAAGCAAACTCACTTCACTGACACATTTCTTCATCTTACTTAAAGAAAATATGATATTGAGATTCAATGACTTGTTAAAATgacgattttttttttacaaaagagAGACAACACCTAACTTCACTGCAGAAACTCCACATTTAACAAGTCATTCAGTCTGTTATTTAGTCCTAAAATCTTTTCGGTGACACTATATAATGCAGCTGGCAACGTACAGCATAATTCCCAAATTAGTGTCATTTTCTTGTACTAACAGTGCACCAGTACAGTATGGACTGATACATACTGTAAGGATATGTAGGAACAAGGGAACAAAAAGTGACTTTAGGGAATGAGGGCGACTGTAAACATCATGTGGTCTACACTGATGATCAGGAGTCATGAAGGTCAGGGTCTACAGGTTTTATATTCTCATTATTTATTCTTCAACACTTGttgacaaagaaaacagatttcCTGTTACACCtgagagaaaacaacatttcaccTGCTGTCTTTGTTAACCTGCCAATTGTAACACACTAACAGTCTGTTTGTGTCCACGGCTGCCAGAATCAGTAATCTACATTTACATCCTGTTCACTGATATTAGTGACAGGGACTGATACTGGATCAGTTTCAGAAAAATAGCTTTATCCATGTGCAGGTGTGTTGTCTGTAGTCTCGGCCACAGTTCAGGACTTGTTTAAAGGCTGATTGTAGTGAAGTCACCACACAGTCCACCTCTGCTGCATTAACAATggctgttacacacacacacacacacacacacagagtcataaACATGTTACTATATCTCTGATATCATAAATCATCAGGGAGGAAATTAATTCTGTCATCTGTAAACACCTCTTTAATATGTCTGTAATTGGAAAACACTGATTTTATGGTAAATGGCTGCAGcagcttttatccaaagcgttTTACAAATtgtgcctctcattcacccgttcactcactcactctatGAGTGTAATGCTTAGACACAATTTCTGAAACTATGGCTCATTTTGTCAAAACATCACACACTTCTGAAAAAAGCAACATCCAAAACTATTTTAACTTTcgtaaaaattgtatttttacacCAAAACTctatacacaaatataaaattaatgGCTACACACTGATGTGATAAATGGAAAACATTTCtagtttgtgtattttgtattttcagtatgCAAGGCACAGCAGTCTTGGAGGTTCACTGGAGGCCACGccagcacacatacatatacacacagacaaacacaggagggaaACCAACATAGGACAAACAGATACTAGGAGTAGTATGTCTGTACCATGACAGTAAAGTTTATTATAGTACTCACACATACTTTATTTTCACAATTGTCTGCAAATTCAGAATATatacacaataaaatacaaatacaaggggattttttttttacatactgtatttttggcatgaacagtaacacacaacacatgcCGTATACAGTAAAAGAAGAGAACAAAAATAGGCTTCTTACTGTgaactactgtaaatgtaaatggtaCTATACAGTGTTACAGTAGTACAGTTCTGTGAGTTCAGTATAGGATAGGTGTACTTACCTATTCTCATTTCGAAATGTCCGAATGATGCCCTAAGAGACAACCAATGGTTGACCACATGTTCAATCAAAATGGCCTGGATGTCATCTGTGATTGTCATGGTTctgggtttgtgttcagctatttcctgttttattttgtaatgtgttgtGTTcggcctcatgtgtcttgtgtagttttacttcctgtctttggttGCTTTTCCtgtcagttttgattgtttgccctgccctgattagtaacacctgtgtctcattttctcccctcacctgagtgtgtttaagtctgtgtgcttcctttgttcggTGTCAGATCGTCTTCGTCATTTTGCGTCAAGCATTCCAGCCCTTCTccagtgtttcatgtgtttattgGATATTTTCTGTGTTCCTTGGACTTTTGCTCATTTATGGACTTTTGGAATTTCCACCTGCTCCCTTATGGATTTGTTTGCCTAGGTTTGGACTGCTACCTTGGTTTTGACTTCTGCCTGTTGAACTTTCTTAATAAATCCATTGAACTGCACTTGCCCTGTCTCTGTGCCTGCATTGTGGTCCAACCCCTGTATTCTCTATGTACCTGCTTGACTATGTGACAGAATTAGCTAACCATTATGGACCCAGCGGGCACTATATCTGATGAACTGTATGAGTTGATTTGTGACCTGGAGTGCCTCGAGGATATGTGGAGGAAGGCCGTCAATAATTATCATAGAGAGGCAATCCGCTCTGTGACCCATGGGAAATTGTCCTCTCGGCCTTGGCTGAGGGACTCAGTTCCCCAGTTCCTCACAGACTTCCTGTGTGCCCCCAAGCCTCAGCCCCAGGTCCTCAGTCCTCCACTAACCAGCTATCTGCCACCTCCAGTTCCTGAGTCTGCTAGCATCCAGCCTGTTAGCCTCCAGCTGTCATCCCTGCCTGCTGATTTCCAGTCTGCTACCTGCCAGCCTGATTCTCGGCCTGCTAGCATCCAACTAGCTAGCCTCCAGTCTCCAAGCCTCCAGCCTGCTTGCCATCAGCCTGCATCCCTGCCTGTAAGCCAGCCTTCACTTCGCCCTTAGCCTGAACTCCGGTCTACTATCCACCAACATGCTAGCCTCTAGCCTCCAACCCGGCCTACTAGCCTCCAGCCTGTACCTCAGCCTGCTAGCCACCAGCCAGCAATCCAGTCAATTAGGCTTGGGTCCGTGAGCATGCAACCTGTCTATCCTGAGCTGGCCCCAACTCCAAACCAGTACCTGGGTACCCACCTGACCTTTGGAGGCCCGCACAGCCATCAACCTGAACCCCGGCTTGCTAGCCATCAGTCTGCACCTCAGCCCGTTCCTGTCCTGGAGCCAACATCTGGGAAACTCTCAAGAAGGAAGCGTGGCTTCCGCCGACATTGTGCAGctctgctgcccagctgctcgtccTCACTGCTGTCCCGCTGCCCAGTGCCTCAGAGACTCAGCTGTCCAGCATTACATGGACACAGCTGCCCAGCTTCGCAGAGACGCAGCTGTCCAGTGCCATGGAGATGTCTCCAGCCTTGTCTGGTTCCCAGGCGGCAGTTTGGCCGATACCAGTACATGCACCCTCCTGCTCCAGTTGGGCTGCAATCTCCTCCTGCGCCGGTTTGGTCGCCACATCCATTTCCTGTCCCGGTTGGGCCACCACAACTATGTTATACCTCTGATGGATTGCAGCAGCCACATCCTGCTTCTGCTCCCGCAACCTCCTGAATCTGCTCCGGTTGGGCTGCAACCTCCTGAACTTCCTGACCTGCAGCTGTCTCCTGTTCCCGTTGAGCTGCGGCTgtctcctgagctgcagcagccttcTGAGCCgaatgagctgcagcagcctcctgatccccctgagctgcagcagcctcctgatccccctgagctgcagcagtctcctgaacctccagagctgcagcaATCGCCTGTTTCTACTGAGCTGCAGTAGTCGCACCTGTCCCGCCCTCAGGCCGTCCTCCGGAGTTCCTCTGCTCAGACATTGCCCTGCCTCCAGGCCACCCGCCTGAGGTCTTCCGCTTCCgtttgtgttcagctatttcctgttttatttcgTAGTTTCTTAATAAATCCATTGAATTGCACCTGCCCTGCCTCTATGCCTGTGTTTGGGTCCAACTCCTGTATTCCGTGTACCTGCTTGACTACAACAATACGAagatataataacaataatagttgCTCTTACTCgtccttgtcctcttcctctctctccaacattggcctccattgttgtccaaaccAAGACGTCTAACCTGAGGCCTATTTATAGTGCTCATGCTCTGATTTCTAAGTGAACAAATTAGCCATAAGTGTTTTCACCTGTGAGAACTGGgattgttaaatgtgtgtggcaTTTGAATGGCAGTGTCTTCCAAAAGAAACACAGGGATTTAAGTTTTGAATGATGTGTCTCATGTAGAGAACTGTGTTTAGCAAAAAGGGTGTTTTAGAATTtctaaatgaatgtaaatcagAGAATGTGCTTATGGTTTAGCATACACGGTCAATAGATAGGCTACATGAGTTAGTGGTTTCAGTAATTGTGCCACAGGTACTAGTTTTAGTGTCTTAGCAAtcgtaaaaaactgtaatagtGTTAATCGTAGTTCCTGGTACATGAGACTTCGCTCTCAGACACAGCTGCAGGAAGGAGAGGAGCTGTGCTGCTGCACAGTGCTAAAAGCTCCACATCAGCACTTTGACCTGGTTTTGTCAACTACATGagatataaataaagttttcttaCTGTAGATAAAACACGATCAGTGTGTTCACCAATCAATAGACTCCAGTGTTGACATAAAATCAAGGTTTAAAATTAAATCTTGTCAAAGTGTGTTTAATAAGGGTGAGGGTCTCAGATCTGAGCAAAGAGAAGAGGTTTGCTTTTTACTGAGAGTAAGATTCCCTCCATCCCAAAGATGTTAATAAATCTCTAACACAGTGTCTAAAAGGGGGAGTCTCACATgatttacaattaaaacaaataattttaaaaagctgcagCTTCCTGCTGAGATCCAGACAGTTTACAGATAGACTCCAAAAAAGGAACATATGGAGACGACCGGATGTTAACGTCTGATATCTGAGAAAAACATCCACAGATGTTTCCCGCAgctaaaatacaataataatttgaattgttttgatgttgtttcatttaattCTGAGTGTAAAAGTCTGACTTAAACTACTGACAGTGGTTTTACTTTGAAATCCCCTGACAGGAAACAGTACACCATTTTTCCGTTAACTTGTCGTGTCTCCAGCAGTCTGTAGAGTCCGGACTCCGTTGCTGGACGTGTTTGATTCGGATCATGGACCTGGtttttcagtcagtctgtcGCGGTCTTCTTCTGCACCTCCACCATCTGCTCTAACCCTCCAGCTCCCCCCGCCGAGCTCCAACATGCTTCTGCCGGGAAACGACACCTGCGGCTGGGCTGAACTCCCAGTGTCCAACTGGTCTGAGGCGGCGGGTGCCGGCGCGGCTGAGGGCGGCGGGTCCGGGTCGGAGGCGGTGATCGTGCCGGTGGTTTTCGGGCTGATCTTCGTGGTGGGGGTGGTGGGGAACTCtctggtgatggtggtgatcgGGAAGGTGTGGTACAGCGGCGGAGGGGGAGTTGGTGAAGGCGGTGGGGGAAGAGGTGCGAGGCGCGCCGGCAGCCCGACCAACATCTTCATCATGAACCTGAGCGTGGCGGACCTCAGTTTCCTCGTCTTCTGCGTCCCCTTCCACGCCACTATCTACTCTCTGCCGGAGTGGGTGTTCGGGGCCTTCCTCTGTAAGTTCGGACACTACTTTTCCAACGTCAGCATGCTGGTGAGCATCTTCACGCTGGTGGCCATGTCCGTGGACCGCTACATCGCCGTGGTGCTCTCCTGGAAGTCTCCGTGCGTCCGGAGCCGCAGGAACGCGCTGGCCGGGGTGTgcgtcatctggacgctgtctCTGGTGTGCTCGGTGCCGGTGGCCCAGCACCATGTCCTCACCAACCACCACACCGCCCTCAACAGCACCTTCTGCTGGGAGAAGTGGTCCGGAGTCTCCAAACACACCTACAAGGTGACCATCCTGCTGATCGGATacctgctgccgctgctgctcaTCAGCTGCTGCTACGCCAAGGTCAGTTCAAAAAAGTGCTCATTTAACAGGATCGTTTTTGACTCCCAGCTGCTGTAAAACACAGATTAATAACAGAGCACAGGGACCAAAGGGCGCACACAAAGTCCTGATGGTCATAAAAAACTGTGCGTAAAAACCTACGGCAAGCGCGCGGAGACCAACCCTGAGAATACCGGTGTgaggtttcaaaataaaacacttacaAAGTAACTCAAGGGTTTAGATTAAAGTgagttaatgtgttttttctcactttcaggGCTCCGtgatatattaataattattaatattcatcATACAAAATGCTGGTCTGAATTTTCCAGATAGAACATGAACACGTGAGTCAAAGAGGTGCAGAGTGAAAGCTGAGATTAAACAGTGAGATCAAAGAGGTTCTCCATGTAGAGGTGGCTGATATAACAGTGTCTGATCATCTTGTATTACAGTGAAATTTATAGTCTGATGTGTTTCAGAGTAAAAACAGTGAAAGCTTCTGTTCACACAAACTGACAACAAATGATCATCaacatataaacatgttttgatacagaaatatttcatgacaaatattttgatatttgatttcCTCAGTGCTGCTCAGCtctgtctccatggcaacaatTACATAATGAAGTCTTCATGATTTCTTCTTGTCTTCTAATGAAGGAAAAAGTCTAAAGATAAttgaaaagacaaacagaagcaACTTCATCAGCACACGTTGACGTGTTTTAATATTTCTGGCGTGTTGTATGGAGTACCAAAGATAACTTGTTagttaataaattagtaatcaATAAGTAAAACTGTCGACTACGGCTACAACTAGTTAGTGTGTCCACAGGATCCATCATTTCCACGCCTTCCATTCATTGTCTGTGCAGAAAGCcctgcaatgcattctggtagTGTAGCGTTGCGtttgcataaagttgaatctaggcgactttatgcaaatcagggGCGTCCAGCGTGACTCGCCGCCTCTGGAAAGCTCccaaaaaacttttaaactaaCCTGTGTCGATCTAAACTGAAGACAGAGTCAGCTGCATGGCTTATTTCTCGcctaaatgttttcagaaacacgtTTGGTGAACAAGCCGCCATGTTGGTCTGGTTTGAAACTCGGGAGCAGACAGCCCACGAGTGTAAGCGTTCGTCCAATCAGGTGCAGCCAGGaggtgtttcctgttgtgtttcagggaaGGAGAGCGCCTGTCAATCAGCTATCGTGACATCTAGTCCTATCAGTCCTATCAAGCATCCAAAGCTGGGAAGCGGCGCGTCCAAAAACGCCCCCGGTGGACACGTAGCATGAGATGATGGCGCTGCTCTGCAGCCAACACGCACGAGAGCTGTTTGTTTGGTCGTCAACTGTTTTTAGGCGTTTATGAACATTTGAGGGGTTTTACATTTCTCAAATCAAATATCTGGGACATTCATGTATTTTATGAAAATGCCTGGGTTCTGTCACAGCTACATTTGTGGACACTGAAATTCTGCAGTGTGGTGGAAATATTTTAGAAGTGTTTCACTGTTTCATAACAAAGAGTCACACCATGCAGCCTTAAAGAATTTGCACATGAAAGCCAAATGAGGTTGTGAGTGCAAACTAACTATAAACACATCCACTAAAGccaattatttatttccttaAAAAAGCTTGAATTTAACTTACGTAATGCAAATTCATCTCATATCAAACGAGTTCTTACTTTTTAGATGGAAAACGGAAAATGTTCCATGGTGAACTCACATTATATTTAGTGTACTTAAGTCCACAGATGCATACATGTTGCAAGAGCATGCTCATTAGAGTGACTATTACAAACTACATAGCTATGTggattaaatcaaattaagtacaatttgGTAATTGACAGtgacttaaaaaatatatttaaatacgAGTAAAACCGAAAAGCTTAGGTGAAGCAAAGTGGTTTAAGGTGATGAAAGACTTAACAAATGATCACAGATcacagtgtaaaacaaaaaggccaaatcaaaacatattttatttgatgATATTATTTGATCCACTATAAATAAGTTAATGGTGAATTAAGTCCTGACAGGCACAAACTGGAGGGAGAGGTCACTTTAGGACGTAGGCTTGCAATAGTTGAATGCTCTTGGAGCtccaccatggatgtataataagacaTTAAAATTCAGCTCCAATATAAGTAATAACGCAGGAAATCGTGCATAACTATAGCACTGTACAGCTTTTATAAAAAGAAGACATGCCATGTGAATATGCTTTTCAATATAGCTAAGAAATTATTTGTATCCCTAGTAATAACTTTATCTGCCAAGCTGTGGTTATATGTTGCATACAGGATCCATTTCTTAATAAAATGCCCAAAAGACAGTTCAAACTAAAGTTTCTTGCCCGGTTACGATTAATTGCGGAGAATCCAATGTGATTTTAGGCTGTAAAAATAAATCCGGCTGAATGATGACTCGTTAACCCTGTGACATCACTAATAAATTAACGCTCGACACAAATTAATTACATCAGCAATTTTAGCGTTTCATACTGTTTTACTTTGTGAACATTATCTACATTGTTGCTGTTGCCATTTGTataaatacatccatggtttcAGGCAAGTCCACTAGTGTAGCATTCATGAACGCGCAGTCGCCAGATCCAGAACGCAGTTCGCTTGTTCACACAGCCCGGCTGAGCCAGAGGCATGATGGGATTAATAATACTGCGCATATTCAGTCGGCTGAATCCCCCCGGCGGTAACCCGGAAGCTAGAAACGTTTTTTTTGCGTATGTGCCATGGATGTAGAAACAGAAGTGGATACAGCATCGGAGGCCGGGCCCCGTTCATTCCTATGGAAGTTGCTCAGTGGCACATGAAGCCAAAAACTTGTAAAGAAATTACCCAGATGAACACATACGCTCCCCAGAGAGCGAGCGCAGTAGAGACTCCGCCGGCTGTGCTGGCTAACTTCCTGTTTAGCCCTttgctaacttgaatggggataaaatgatttaatcgtgcggctcttctagactttccaaatgttatcagaCTGAATAGATCAAATTCTGACAGTCAAACAAGTCATTTTGTGGGGATT contains:
- the galr1b gene encoding galanin receptor type 1b; the protein is MLLPGNDTCGWAELPVSNWSEAAGAGAAEGGGSGSEAVIVPVVFGLIFVVGVVGNSLVMVVIGKVWYSGGGGVGEGGGGRGARRAGSPTNIFIMNLSVADLSFLVFCVPFHATIYSLPEWVFGAFLCKFGHYFSNVSMLVSIFTLVAMSVDRYIAVVLSWKSPCVRSRRNALAGVCVIWTLSLVCSVPVAQHHVLTNHHTALNSTFCWEKWSGVSKHTYKVTILLIGYLLPLLLISCCYAKVLFHLHKKMKNMSKKSERSKRKTAQMVLMVVTAFTICWMPHHIIAMWVEFGTFPLNDASFAFRIVSHCLSYGNSCVNPVLYAFLSENFCKACRKVFTCRFLYPPPEAKVVRFRMENFSTTHSTTNI